From the genome of Salvia splendens isolate huo1 chromosome 7, SspV2, whole genome shotgun sequence:
TATCTCATCTCTACAGATAAAATGTTAAAAGCTaattaagtagtagtactacgtATATaatgatgatttgtttgatcaTGATGTAGAACACGACTATTATTATTTCTCCAGATTTTGATTGCCTACAGTTTTGCAATGCAAACACAACTAGTGATAATGCTATTAGTTTCGCTCCCTTTCCGCTCTCTCGGCTTCCTCCTCTTGAAAATCCGTGCTGCTACACATGTAGCGCCAGCTAGCATAGTTGCCTGTCCTCCAACCACCATACTTGCCTCTTCGGTGCTGGTTTCTGGGTCGGGTGGAGTTGGTATTTGAGAGAGGGGTGAGTTTCCTCCAACTACTGTGTCCAATTGAAAGGGGTCTTACTCTTGTTGTGGCGGGGATTGAAGGATTTGACATTGCTATAGTTTCTCTCTTTGCTCTCTCCTCCTATTGTACTCCTGTCGTGTTCATTAGCAAGATTGGATTTCGAAATATAGCTGATCGCTATGTAAACACAATTCTAACACgagagattttttttatctaatttgACGCAAAATTAACAGGTGTAATTTGATAACATCTCTAAAAGCTGCATTTGGTTTTTTTCATTCTAGTTTAGCTCTCAAGTCACTTGAGAGTTGAGTCAAGTGTGGTTTGTAAAATTTGCAGGTTCGACGATATTAAAGAAACAAACTCGgtacatacatatatatcatatatgcacaacatattttaatttcctgAATAAACGCATTTACCTTTTACTgtataaatacaaaatttataataatacttagttgggacatattcttttttggatgtttcaaccaagttgagtcatttcctttttttaccaaaaatcaaaacattcaatcattttattttattatatcacctactttatcctctctttatctttcatactttattcctCTTCTACTTTATCTTTCATGCTTTATTCCTCTCTTCtacttttaaatataattttttaatatttctccaaaaattttgactcaacttaattgaaATAGAGGAAGTATATCCTTTAGTGATTCAtgattttaagttttaacaATTTATCCATAAGGCGTTTTCTCAAAACAGACACATACATACACATAATATAGCTTCAGATTGGATTGCTTATTTAGGCCCAGTGGGCCAAAGAATGGAGCCCATTAGGGTTTATCTTATGTTAGAGATCAGTTATCTGTACACCCGCACCGCTCTCGCTCACTGCCTCAACTCTGTCCTTCTCTCTCCTCTAACTCTGTCGTCTACGTTGTGTGCGTATTGATTCGATTAAGCATTTTATTGGATTGAATTTGTGCTGATATGTTCTGTTTGGTTTGTATGTGCAGAGTTAGGCTGCGAATCACGAAGTTTTGAAGGATGAGGTGAGATTAAGCTTCAATTTTTTGTTACTATACTGTAGATTTTATATTGCTCTGTTACGAATTGCGTACGCATTTGCACCTATATGAACGGACTAATATCTAAATTGAATGTCCGAGGCAAAATTTGGGTGTAGTCTGAGTTTTTTCTCCAATTGTATTGAGGAGACAGCTATAAGCTAGTTTTCACATTGTAAAAAATGGCTAATGCATTAAATTATTTGAAAAGACTGTTAGTAGATAGTTTTGTGGCGGGGCGTGTTAATTTGGTTTCCACCATTACGGTTTTGCAGTAAGCTTCAGAGTGAAGTCTTGAGAGAAACTATCACTCAGATAGTAACCGATGCCAAGGAGAAAAAGAGAAATTTCACTGAGACAGTTGAGCTACAAATTGGTCTGAAAAACTATGACCCGCAAAAGGATAAGCGTTTCAGTGGTTCTGTTAGGTTGCCACATATTCCCCGTCCTAAAATGAAGATTTGCATGCTTGGTGATGCTCAGCATGTGGAAGAGGTGCAGTTTCATTCTTTGCTTGTGTTCTTTGTTAGGAAAAGTTattattttgcatgtttttgaAAAACATATTAGATCATAGTCATCCCTGTTCTTTCCCTTTTTTGTTCGATACTAGAGCTATATTTCCAGTGTTCCGGATTGGTGGCGGAGGTGTGTTTTCTAGAGTTGAGGCAAAAGCATTATAATGATTTGTTGTTTATCTTCATCTGCTTGATTTCATTCATGCACAAAAAACTCCTTGATTGGAATTTAGTTGCCGCTGTAATCTACTTGTGATTATAGTAACTCTGATACCATATGAACATCTCTTTAAGGTTAGCTCAATTAAACCAAACAAATGCATTATATCTAATTCCATATTATATACTTTGTGTTATCTGATCAGTCACCTTAGCTTTAGGAATTCTGCTATGAAGGTTTAAATGTTGTTTCTAGTTGGGTTTAACTTACTTGATGTGCAAAACTGCAAATATATCTACAGGCTGAAAAAATTGGTCTGGAGTCCATGGATGTGGAGGCTCTCAAAAAGTTgaacaaaaacaagaaattgGTGAAGAAGCTTGCCAAGAGGTATCATGCTTTCTTAGCCTCCGAGGCTGTTATCAAGCAGATTCCTCGTCTTTTGGGACCTGGTCTAAACAAAGCAGGTATTTGTTCATGTGCTCAAAATTGTTAAGTAATGCTAGGCATGCCAAAACTTATCTTGCATCTGGTTGTTTGAAGGCATTGAATCACTAGTCTCTTTTTTGGCTTGCTTGTTAATCACTTTGTCCTTGAATTCAGGCAAGTTCCCTACACTCGTGACCCACCAAGAGTCTCTTGAGTCCAAGGTGAATGAGACTAAGGCAACTATCAAGTTCCAATTGAAAAAGGTGCTCTGCATGGGAGTAGCTGTTGGGAACTTGGACATGGAAGAAAAACAACTATTTCAGAACATTCAAATGAGTGTCAACTTTCTGGTCTCTCTTCTCAAAAAGAACTGGCAAAATGTGAGTCCATATGTTATAACCGATATTGATATCTATAAATATTTCTTCATATGGTGTTTGATCTTGTTGTGTCTCCTACGATTATCATCTGTTAAAGATAAACTAATTTCAGACATGTTATTTTTATAACAGGTGAGGTGTTTGTACCTGAAGAGTACCATGGGCAAGCCGCAACGCATCTTTTGATTGAGTTGTTGTCTCTTTGGAGTGTTAGGAAGAGTGCAGTTTGTATGTGCTTTTTTGAACTTATATTATGTTTACATGGGAATTTTGGTcgtttaattttgtttatgttGAGATGCTTTTGGCCTATACTGGCTGGTATAGCAACAACAGTTTCGTTAAGATCATAATTTTGTTCCTCAGTGCTGCTCAATGCTATAATGCTGTATTAGTAGCAATTGCATCTACACCTTTGCACTCAATTTTCTAAATTGCAAATTTCTCTATCACACAACATTTGACAAAAcacatttttatcattttcagaCAGAATATTTGACAAAATACATTTTTCGACGGGATATCTAATCGATATTTGTGTATTGTAAATAACATTGTTCTAGAGTTGTTTTACCACGAAATGTTCAttatttgtcattttggtatcTATGATaacatattttatatttttcgatATTCTTCCTCGTCAACTTATTCATAATATTGTCGCTCGTGACCTATCCTTAATCCTTTGCAAAGTGGGATTCCCTCGTCTTAGTATCTATTCTTCAATTATAATACGGTTACctaaaatttcttaaaagaattaattaaatggagaatatagtaaaagaaattaaacaTGTCAAATTTTACTATATAGTGAAAATGATATATAGTGAAAATGAGTTAATTGCAATGGGCCAACCctaaaaagaattaattaaatgaagagTATAGCATATACACAGTTTCGATTTTGCCGATATTTCTAATGGTAACATAAGGATAATCATTCTGAGTAGTGATATAGGTCAACCAATACTTAGATGCACCCCTTGAGATTAAAACACAAAGTTTAGTTTATAAGAGCATTTTAGTTTACTATAAAGACGTTTTAGTTTATTACACGAATTTGAAAACACAGGGTgaacaaaaatatcattatagTGAAGGGTTTAAGTTATACTCCACTTCACCATAAGGGCGTTTTAGTTCATTATAAAGGTGTGTAGTTCATAACACAAATTTGAACGGAGTGAAACAAAACACTCTTATAGTGAACACTGTATTTTTAAATCCGTACAATGTCATCCTTCCAATTTTTTATATCTAATAGCTAAAATTTATTTGTTAAATATATACAAAGATTTATTTGTTAAATATATACAAAGATTTAGTTATACATCGATCTCTATTCACTCTAATGGGCTTTTGAGAAATGCAAACAGCCAAACAGTGTATTTTAATATACTATTGGTTGTCATAATAGTAATTTATTAAATACACAATTTGCATCGTGATTGTAGTTACAGCTAAGAGCATTATCAGTGCtgcggatgtcccgacggacatccccacggacatcccaaaaacacctcctgccacgtcatacggacatcccaactgcggatgccacgtcatacggacatcccactgcacaatgacggacatccccaagacATCCCGAcagacttcccacaataataaaaattcacaaattcacaaattaaataatttccagaattaaacaatttacggaattaaaatttcgccataattacggaataaaaatttcatgaaataaaaaaaaagaaaggtaaatttcaacaaaaaaaaaaactaaaaataaagtaCACTTCAATAAATACAAATACCCCTCTGTTGCCATACTTCTACAATTATATcgttttggagtcgaatatgggcttgtttttggcgcatgtcgtgttggttattttagtgtaattggattaacttgattgatcaatattgtcataatgagacatcatataagtttggaagtgcggagtgcacgcttgtttgaattcattatgattaaACAGGGGTtcggggcagcgcccccgagttgcggggtccaaggggcagagcccctggctgggaTCGAGCTGTGtagaaaattcatccggaaaTATAATATCTGATAGTCGAAGGACTGATTTACAATGTTCGAAACTCCTTAAAAATCTCCCTaacatatatagagttttttaaaaaaataaataaataaataaaaaatcgggacgttcgtcgtgtcaacgcaatggctgacgtccgcgcggacgtcacGGGAATGctgcggaactccggtgtccgtaTTCGTGCCTCTCTCGCCTAATGACGGACGACCGGCACGCCGATCGGACGTCCGCCAGGACaggcgccattgctgatgctctaaaagCGGCGCATACGGCCTTCCTAGTCGGCTACACAACTCCTACTCTCCTACCCGTTACCACGTCCCAAGAGCCGCCTCTTGCTTGTCCTTTGATTTAATCATGATTAAAGTGGTTCTGacttatatactcccttcgtcccgggctactcgctcattttcttttcggctcggagattaaggaatgaatgtataggaaagtcaaaaatgacggctgtagtgaaattttttactaaaaatagaaagagtgcaagtaacttgggacgcccaaaagggaaataagtgcgagtagtgcgggacggatggGGTATTATTCTATACAAAATTCTAGTATAATCACTTTCT
Proteins encoded in this window:
- the LOC121742542 gene encoding 60S ribosomal protein L10a, which encodes MSKLQSEVLRETITQIVTDAKEKKRNFTETVELQIGLKNYDPQKDKRFSGSVRLPHIPRPKMKICMLGDAQHVEEAEKIGLESMDVEALKKLNKNKKLVKKLAKRYHAFLASEAVIKQIPRLLGPGLNKAGKFPTLVTHQESLESKVNETKATIKFQLKKVLCMGVAVGNLDMEEKQLFQNIQMSVNFLVSLLKKNWQNVRCLYLKSTMGKPQRIF